Within Pseudomonadota bacterium, the genomic segment GCCAATGAAAAGCGTGAATGAATGTGAAGATCGGCTATAAATTTCATGTTTTTAATTAAAAACTCTTGTTTTTTTTAAAGAATCTATATATTAGACTATAACAGTTTACGTCTTATAATCTCTGGTATTTTAATATAAATTTCAAAATACCGCGGTTTTTCTTACCGCCGTAAATACAAATTTTAACAATAAAATTTATTTTGGTTTTCTATTTTTATGAGTTTATTATCATCTTCTGTATCTATAAACAGGTATCATGTCGAGGGAAAAATAAACGATTCTATTTTAGAAGTCGTTAGAGAAGGTTTAATAAAATATTCTTTTAAAGAATTTGAAGAAGAATCTTCAGAAAAGATTATCGGATGGACATCTTTTAATAATCATTTCAACCCTGATTTTACAGGTTCTTCTTTTATTATTGATGATGCTTTTGTTTTTTCGTTAAGAATAGATAAAAAATCCTTGTCATCAAAAATAACTCGAAAATTTTATCATCTGGAAATGGCCAAGCAGCTTGAAAAAAGCGGCCGCGATTATTTAACGGCAAATGAAAAAAAACAAATAAAAGAACATGTTTTAAATGTTCTTTATCTTAGAATACCGGCAACACCTAGTATATTTGACGTTGTATGGCATTTTGAAAAATCTGTGCTCTGGTTTTTTTCAAGCAATAAAGCTGCTAATGAAGAACTGGAAATCCTTTTTCAAACATCTTTTAAACATCGTCTTATTAAAATATTTCCCTTTTTTAAAGCGGATTTATTATTGGGACTTAAAGAATCAGAAAGAGATAAGCTTTCCGGTTTATCTCCCTCAGTTTTTATGGAATAATTATGCTCGATCTTTCTTTGGCTTATCACAAATACAGCTTTCTTGGCTGTGATTTTTTGCTTTGGCTTTGGTTTTGTACAAGCGAATCCGGTTCCTATGACCTTTTTAATAATAAAAGTGAATTTATAGAAATAGGAAATAAAATAGTTCTCGAAAGAAAAAAAAATAATTCTTTTGAAAAAATAACAATAAAGGGAGAAGAGGCTGATCTTGAAGAAGCAATGATTTCCCTTAAAAAAGGTGCTATTGTTAAGGAACTTAATCTTTTATATAAAAAAGAAGATAAAGAATGGAGTTTTACTTTAACAGGTGAGAGTTTAAATTTTTCTAATTTAAAGATACCTGATATTGGTTTTATAGAGTCTAAAAAAGATATAGAAGGTTTTGTTATTGAAAAACTTTATCTATATACTTCAATTTATTCCTTAATAGACAATTTATATAAAAAATATATATTATTAAGAATATCAGATGACTGGAAAAAACTTTCTATAGATGTTAAAAACTGGATAACTTCGTAATTCACTTTTTATTGTTCATATTCTTATTATATTTTTTTTGTTTTAAACAATTTTTTTTTCATTATTAATATTGTACCTTTTGTATTTTTTTTTTGTATTATATTTATACAATAATATTTTAATTTTATTATTTAAAATCAATTATTTGCTTAGTTGTTATAGTTATTAACATACTATATTATATATATTCTATTTATTAACTATAAAAATAAAGAAGGATAATTTATGAAAATAAAAATTATAAAGAAGGATGTGTATGAAGTTCTTTCTAAACTGCAAACAATTGCCGGAAGAAAAACAAACTTAGCTATTACTACAGCTGTTTTAATCAAGACAAGTAACTCAGGAATAAATATTATTTCAACAGATCTTGAAACAGGGTTTATCGGTTTTTATCCTGCTGAAATAGAAAGTGAAGGCAAAATAGCCATAAATGCAAAAAAACTTTTTGAAATAATAAAAGATTTTCCAGGGGAAGAAATATATATAAATGAAATAGATAACTTCTGGATTGAAATATTAAATAAAAACAATGTTAATTATAAGATGGCAGGTATGAATCCTGAAGATTTTCCAGGTATTCCGGATGTAGAAAACATTGAATATTTTGATCTGAAATCATCTGTTTTTAAAGATATGATAGAAAAAACAACTTTTATACCGGGAAGTACGGAAGAAAAAAGAGCCCATATAAACGGAATATTTTTTGAAAAATTATTGGAAGAAGGCGTAAATAAACTAAGGCTTGTTTCTACAGACGGAAGCAGACTGGCAAAAGTGGATTATGAATATGAAAATGTTTCCGGGGTGCCCGAAGAACCAGGAATAATAATTTCAAAAAAAGGCTTAGGTGATTTATATAAATTTTTGGAAACAGAAGAAAATATCAAAATAGGGTACAACAGTACAAATTTTGTTTTAAAAAAAGAAAAAGAAACTGTAATTATAAGGCTTCT encodes:
- the rdgC gene encoding recombination-associated protein RdgC codes for the protein MSLLSSSVSINRYHVEGKINDSILEVVREGLIKYSFKEFEEESSEKIIGWTSFNNHFNPDFTGSSFIIDDAFVFSLRIDKKSLSSKITRKFYHLEMAKQLEKSGRDYLTANEKKQIKEHVLNVLYLRIPATPSIFDVVWHFEKSVLWFFSSNKAANEELEILFQTSFKHRLIKIFPFFKADLLLGLKESERDKLSGLSPSVFME
- the dnaN gene encoding DNA polymerase III subunit beta, which translates into the protein MKIKIIKKDVYEVLSKLQTIAGRKTNLAITTAVLIKTSNSGINIISTDLETGFIGFYPAEIESEGKIAINAKKLFEIIKDFPGEEIYINEIDNFWIEILNKNNVNYKMAGMNPEDFPGIPDVENIEYFDLKSSVFKDMIEKTTFIPGSTEEKRAHINGIFFEKLLEEGVNKLRLVSTDGSRLAKVDYEYENVSGVPEEPGIIISKKGLGDLYKFLETEENIKIGYNSTNFVLKKEKETVIIRLLEGNFPEYKYIIDIKDSFNIIIERQKLLMMLKRMSIFTTDNFKGVIFNLEKGDLLVSSTNPELGEAKENLQINYELDSLEIAFNVRYFIETLNVIEDNNVNLMLKDEKSPCLIEGEKNKNFLSVIMPMRI